In Spirochaetota bacterium, the following proteins share a genomic window:
- a CDS encoding SDR family oxidoreductase: MKSLDGTHIYITGGSSGIGLAFAKLAASKGANIAIIARDKKKLEQAKKEIHSLCMHSSQKVEAYSIDVCDPKKLYKALPAMIKQSGSPDVLVCAAGVGLSNYFEKITDDDFKKIMDINVFGIWYTLKAFYPYLKNRNTHCVLLSSLAGLIGVYTYSAYGTSKFAVFGLADCLRSEFKENGIALSVICPPEVDTPFLQEELKTIPVKAKRIKKITGVLSADTIAQSIMKAILKKKFIVVPGFMSKTTWLLHRLLNGYGTRLLTDILIKL, encoded by the coding sequence ATGAAATCATTAGATGGTACACATATCTATATTACCGGTGGTTCAAGTGGTATTGGATTGGCATTTGCTAAGTTAGCTGCTTCAAAGGGTGCAAACATTGCAATTATTGCACGCGATAAAAAGAAATTGGAACAGGCAAAAAAGGAAATTCACTCTTTATGTATGCACAGCAGTCAAAAAGTTGAAGCTTATTCCATAGATGTGTGTGATCCAAAAAAGCTGTATAAAGCACTTCCTGCCATGATAAAACAATCTGGCAGTCCTGATGTTTTAGTATGTGCGGCTGGTGTGGGTTTATCAAATTATTTTGAAAAGATAACAGATGATGATTTTAAAAAGATCATGGATATTAATGTCTTTGGTATATGGTATACATTGAAAGCATTTTATCCCTATCTTAAAAATAGAAATACTCACTGCGTGCTGTTATCTTCACTTGCCGGACTCATTGGCGTGTACACCTATTCGGCATATGGAACTTCAAAATTTGCAGTGTTTGGTCTGGCAGATTGTCTTAGAAGCGAGTTTAAGGAAAATGGAATTGCCCTTTCAGTAATTTGTCCCCCTGAAGTGGATACACCATTTTTGCAGGAGGAACTAAAAACTATACCGGTAAAAGCAAAACGAATTAAAAAAATTACAGGTGTTCTTTCAGCAGATACTATCGCCCAATCAATTATGAAAGCAATACTAAAAAAGAAATTCATTGTTGTTCCTGGTTTTATGAGTAAAACAACATGGTTGCTACACCGATTATTAAATGGATATGGAACACGGTTGCTTACTGATATATTGATTAAACTATGA